A region from the Salvia splendens isolate huo1 chromosome 15, SspV2, whole genome shotgun sequence genome encodes:
- the LOC121768956 gene encoding translation factor GUF1 homolog, mitochondrial-like: protein MASLYRASKSLKSHWVPFNLLHINTKPLRFDSAAYLNPIFGCTQCAFFASQFREDPSIDLNQFPSDRIRNFSIIAHVDHGKSTLADRLLELTATIRKGHGQPQYLDKLQVERERGITVKAQTATMFHRHNYLGTDANFLLNLIDTPGHVDFSYEVSRSLAACQGVLLVVDAAQGVQAQTVANFYLAFEANLTVIPVINKIDQPTADPDRIKEQLKSIFDLDPSEALLTSAKTGQGLAQVLPAVIERIPPPPGKSTSPLRMLLLDSYYDEYRGVICHVAVVDGTLRKGDKISSAATGQSYEVSDVGIMHPELTQTGILLTGQVGYVVSGMRSTQEARVGDTLYQTKSTVEPLPGFKPVKHMVFSGLYPADGSDFEALSHAIERLTCNDASVSVTKESSSALGLGFRCGFLGLLHMDVFHQRLEQEHGAHVISTVPTVPYIFEYSDGSKLQVQNPAMLPSNPKVRVTTCWEPTVIATIIIPSEYVGAIITLCSERRGEQLEYSFIDSQRALMKYRLPLREIVVDFYNELKSLTSGYASFDYEEADYQAADLVKLDILLNGQPVDAMATIVHRSKAQRVGRELVEKLKKFIDRQMFEITIQAAIGQKIIARETVSAMRKNVLAKCYGGDATRKKKLLEKQKEGKKRMKRVGSVDIPQEAFHELLKGS from the exons ATGGCTTCTCTGTACAGAGCTTCAAAATCTCTAAAATCGCACTGGGTTCCGTTCAATCTACTCCATATTAACACGAAGCCCCTAAGATTCGACTCGGCTGCATACTTGAATCCAATATTCGGCTGTACGCAATGTGCATTTTTCGCTTCGCAATTTAGGGAAGATCCGAGCATAGACTTAAATCAGTTCCCATCCGACAGAATTCGCAACTTCTCGATAATTGCGCATGTTGACCATGGAAAATCAACGCTCGCCGACAGGCTTCTGGAGCTCACGGCAACTATTAGGAAGGGTCATGGGCAGCCTCAGTATTTAGATAAATTacag GTAGAGAGAGAACGTGGAATAACCGTTAAGGCTCAGACAGCGACTATGTTTCATAGGCACAATTACCTTGGAACTGATGCAAATTTCTTACTAAACTTGATCGATACACCTGGACATGTGGATTTTAGCTATGAAGTCTCAAGATCTTTGGCAGCGTGCCAGGGCGTCCTCCTTGTTGTTGATGCAGCTCAAGGTGTCCAGGCACAAACAGTTGCAAATTTTTATCTTGCATTTGAAGCAAACCTCACTGTAATTCCTGTTATTAACAAAATCGATCAGCCAACAGCTGACCCAGATCGAATTAAAGAGCAGCTGAAGTCTATTTTTGATCTTGATCCGAGTGAAGCTCTATTAACATCAGCAAAGACAGGTCAAGGTCTTGCGCAAGTCCTTCCTGCTGTGATAGAGCGAATACCTCCTCCTCCTGGAAAGAGCACTTCACCTCTACGCATGCTTTTACTGGACTCCTACTATGATGAATATAGAGGAGTTATCTGCCATGTTGCTGTTGTTGATGGGACTTTGAGGAAGGGTGATAAGATTTCCTCTGCTGCAACAGGCCAATCTTATGAAGTTTCTGACGTTGGGATCATGCACCCTGAACTCACTCAGACAGGAATCCTTTTAACAGGGCAAGTGGGATATGTTGTTAGTGGTATGCGGTCAACTCAAGAGGCACGAGTTGGAGATACTCTTTATCAGACTAAAAGCACTGTAGAGCCACTTCCAG GTTTCAAGCCGGTAAAACATATGGTATTTTCGGGTCTATATCCAGCAGATGGATCGGATTTTGAAGCACTTAGTCATGCCATTGAAAGACTGACTTGCAACGATGCCAGTGTATCGGTTACAAAAGAGAGTAGTTCAGCACTTGGCTTGGGCTTCAG ATGTGGTTTCTTGGGCTTACTTCACATGGATGTCTTTCATCAACGGCTTGAGCAG GAACATGGAGCTCATGTGATTTCAACTGTTCCCACTGTGCCATATATATTTGAGTATTCTGATGGAAG CAAATTACAAGTCCAGAATCCTGCTATGTTGCCCTCAAATCCTAAAGTTCGGGTAACAACTTGTTGGGAACCCACTGTAATAGCTACTATTATAATTCCTAGTGA GTATGTGGGAGCCATTATCACCCTTTGTTCTGAAAGGCGAGGCGAGCAGTTGGAGTACTCATTCATTGACAG TCAAAGAGCACTGATGAAGTATCGGTTACCCTTAAGGGAAATTGttgtcgacttttacaatgaaTTGAAGAGTTTAACTTCAGGATATGCGTCTTTTGATTATGAGGAAGCAGA TTATCAGGCTGCAGATTTAGTGAAACTTGATATACTATTAAATGGACAACCAGTTGATGCTATGGCAACTATAGTCCATAGATCGAAGGCACAGCGTGTTGGCCGTGAACTTGTGGAGAAGCTGAAGAAGTTCATCGACAG GCAAATGTTTGAGATAACCATACAAGCTGCTATCGGACAAAAGATTATTGCACGGGAGAC GGTCTCAGCCATGAGGAAGAATGTTCTTGCTAAATGTTATGGAGGCGATGCTACTCGGAAGAAGAAACTGCTGGAAAAGCAAAAGGAAGGAAAGAAGCGAATGAAACGCGTCGGCTCTGTTGATA
- the LOC121768801 gene encoding protein IQ-DOMAIN 31-like, which yields MGKSAGKWIKTVLFGKKHSKSNYSKNGTPDKKGALKSPVEDPARDSSFIPDQLTERGVEKLELEKGTSASQCDAAGVAYVDQGIDSPKNDELAPVSDEEAKRQEQAATKTQAVFRGYLARRAFRALKGIIRLQALIRGHLVRRQAVATLRSMRAIVKFQALARGRSIRLSDDIPEVGKVELQVAVGAHSGSFLGSEMLASHPFIQKLLATLPNAMPLSLQYDPAEPNSAQNWLERWSLSRFWEPPVRTKKTMKSKPQRKPESEHVKSKRTIRKVSTMAHGENGGVASSEMDKPKRISRKVASQTEVVQEQSPSELERVKRNLRKVSASALAAPEKPDPETEKPQPLQSVEIVASPAPPAVVEQEMVISPETPGDSDVVAVQTGSTDLVEAPEKITKDEPVDVQHDNYPVAEMPSLENGVKIESAPSLDDEINCKDEQNHKENHKIRKRKSLPANKPDYPENISQNSPNLPSYMAATESAKAKLRAQGAAAAKLAEEAIDYGSARRHSLPAPTNGKLSSLSPRIQKPVHANGKGSKVNKSLSASRDDKVVQPGWRR from the exons ATGGGGAAGTCTGCTGGAAAGTGGATTAAGACGGTGCTCTTTGGGAAGAAGCATTCGAAGTCCAACTATTCCAAA AATGGGACACCTGATAAAAAGGGTGCGCTGAAGTCACCAGTCGAGGATCCGGCTAGAGATTCCTCTTTTATACCGGATCAATTGACTGAGAGAGGTGTTGAGAAATTGGAACTCGAGAAAGGAACATCTGCATCTCAATGTGATGCTGCTGGTGTGGCTTATGTGGACCAAGGTATTGATTCACCAAAGAACGATGAGTTGGCTCCAGTCAGTGATGAGGAGGCGAAGAGGCAAGAACAGGCTGCTACAAAAACTCAAGCAGTCTTTAGGGGCTACTTG GCTCGTCGCGCTTTTCGGGCTCTCAAGGGTATCATAAGGCTACAAGCTCTTATTCGCGGACATCTGGTTAGGAGGCAGGCTGTTGCTACTTTGCGTTCCATGCGGGCAATTGTTAAGTTCCAGGCACTGGCTCGTGGAAGAAGCATTAGGCTCTCAGATGATATACCTGAAGTGGGGAAAGTAGAGCTTCAG GTGGCTGTTGGGGCACATTCGGGCTCATTCCTTGGTTCGGAAATGCTAGCAAGTCACCCATTTATCCAGAAG CTTCTTGCTACATTACCGAATGCTATGCCTCTGAGTCTTCAATATGATCCGGCTGAACCCAATTCTGCTCAGAACTGGCTTGAGCGCTGGTCATTATCCCGCTTTTGGGAACCACCTGTGCGCACCAAGAAGACTATGAAATCAAAGCCTCAGAGGAAGCCAGAGTCTGAACATGTGAAATCAAAAAGGACTATCCGAAAGGTGTCAACTATGGCACATGGGGAAAATGGTGGTGTAGCCTCTTCTGAAATGGATAAGCCCAAACGCATCTCGAGGAAAGTCGCAAGTCAAACAGAGGTGGTACAGGAGCAAAGCCCAAGTGAACTCGAGAGGGTTAAGCGCAACTTGAGAAAGGTTTCAGCATCTGCATTGGCAGCTCCTGAGAAACCTGATCCCGAAACTGAGAAACCACAGCCCCTTCAGAGCGTGGAAATAGTAGCGAGTCCTGCACCTCCTGCTGTTGTTGAGCAGGAGATGGTGATTTCTCCTGAAACCCCAGGGGATTCAGATGTTGTTGCAGTTCAAACAGGTTCAACAGATTTGGTCGAGGCCCCTGAAAAAATAACAAAGGATGAGCCTGTTGATGTGCAACACGATAACTATCCAGTTGCTGAGATGCCTTCCTTGGAGAATGGTGTGAAGATAGAGAGTGCACCGTCTTTGGATGATGAAATAAACTGCAAGGATGAACAGAATCACAAGGAGAATCACAAGATTAGGAAGAGGAAGTCCCTTCCAGCTAATAAGCCAGATTATCCGGAAAATATCTCACAGAACTCCCCTAACTTGCCGAGTTATATGGCTGCCACTGAATCTGCTAAGGCCAAGCTTAGAGCTCAAGGAGCCGCTGCTGCTAAATTGGCTGAGGAAGCTATTGATTATGGCAGTGCCCGTCGCCATTCTCTACCAGCCCCTACTAATGGAAAACTGAGCTCATTGTCACCCAGGATACAGAAGCCTGTGCATGCTAATGGCAAGGGAAGCAAAGTTAACAAATCATTGTCAGCCTCTAGAGACG ACAAGGTGGTTCAGCCTGGTTGGAGGAGATGA
- the LOC121768802 gene encoding polyvinylalcohol dehydrogenase-like has translation MAHINHRILLISVICWLQCAISLQNSLPAGNWANHGGDIFNNRYAEGEKKISPSTAPRLRLKWKFNAGHDITATPAVYNGVVYFPTWDGHIFAVRQLDGSLVWKKNLHNLTGLNPTTFNSTILLARANPTVAGDKLIVAIYGPAYVVAVRRATGELVWKRQLDKHPASLITMSGTYYNRAFYVGVSSLEEASSIENCCTFRGSFAKLDIKTGTVLWQTYMLPDNNGRRGDYAGAAIWGSSPSIDERRNHVYIATGNLYSVPQSVEDCQVNQGNQTVPTQPDQCIAPDIHYDSILALDLGSGRIRWFRQLGGYDVWFLACNDPSIPNCPQGPNPDADFGEAPMMLTVNTNGTRKDMVVAVQKSGYAWALDRGNGNLLWSTEAGPGGIGGGGIWGAATDTRRVYTNIANSNQQNFTLVPSKNVTTGGGWVAMEAGRGKVLWSTALPDKASASGPVTIANGVMFAGSTYGTGPVYAVDAASGEILWSYVTGASVYGGFAVSQGCAFVGHGYRRIPSFTAGSFLFAFCIN, from the exons ATGGCACACATTAATCATAGAATTCTCCTCATTTCAGTAATCTGTTGGCTACAGTGTGCTATATCA TTGCAGAATTCTCTCCCTGCAGGAAACTGGGCAAACCACGGCGGCGACATCTTCAACAACAGATACGCAGAGGGGGAGAAGAAGATCAGCCCTTCGACCGCGCCCCGCCTCCGTCTCAAGTGGAAGTTCAACGCGGGACACGACATAACAGCCACGCCTGCGGTCTATAACGGTGTCGTATATTTCCCCACCTGGGACGGTCACATTTTCGCTGTGAGACAACTTGACGGCTCCCTTGTTTGGAAGAAGAATCTGCACAACTTAACCGGACTTAATCCCACCACCTTTAACTCCACCATCTTGCTAGCTCGAGCCAACCCCACCGTAGCTGGCGACAAACTCATCGTCGCCATTTATGGCCCGGCTTATGTTGTCGCTGTCCGGAGGGCTACAGGAGAACTCGTGTGGAAACGACAGCTCGACAAGCACCCTGCCTCTCTTATAACCATGTCTGGCACTTACTACAACAG AGCTTTCTACGTGGGCGTTTCATCACTAGAAGAAGCTTCCAGCATCGAAAACTGCTGCACGTTTCGAGGAAGCTTCGCGAAGCTAGACATCAAGACCGGAACGGTTCTATGGCAAACTTATATGCTTCCGGACAACAACGGAAGACGAGGAGACTACGCTGGAGCTGCAATATGGGGCAGCAGCCCCTCCATTGATGAACGACGAAACCATGTCTACATCGCCACCGGGAATCTCTACTCCGTCCCTCAGAGTGTCGAAGACTGCCAAGTAAACCAAGGTAATCAGACTGTTCCGACCCAACCAGACCAATGCATCGCCCCCGACATCCACTATGACTCGATCCTAGCCCTCGACTTAGGTTCGGGCCGGATCAGGTGGTTCAGACAGCTCGGAGGATACGACGTGTGGTTCCTCGCATGCAACGATCCTTCCATCCCGAACTGCCCCCAGGGCCCCAACCCGGACGCAGATTTTGGGGAAGCGCCAATGATGCTCACTGTAAACACCAACGGCACTAGAAAGGACATGGTCGTTGCGGTCCAGAAAAGCGGGTATGCGTGGGCACTCGACCGGGGAAACGGAAACTTACTCTGGTCTACT GAAGCTGGACCGGGAGGAATTGGTGGAGGAGGGATATGGGGAGCGGCTACGGACACGAGGAGGGTTTACACCAATATCGCCAACAGCAATCAGCAGAATTTCACGCTTGTGCCGTCAAAGAATGTGACGACAGGGGGCGGGTGGGTTGCGATGGAGGCCGGGAGGGGGAAGGTGTTGTGGTCAACTGCGCTTCCGGATAAGGCCTCTGCTAGTGGTCCTGTCACTATCGCGAACGGTGTGATGTTTGCTGGCTCCACTTATGGGACGGGGCCGGTTTACGCTGTAGATGCTGCATCCGGTGAAATATTGTGGTCGTACGTTACGGGAGCCTCCGTGTACGGGGGCTTCGCGGTGAGCCAGGGATGTGCTTTTGTAGGCCACGGTTATCGTAGGATTCCGTCCTTCACTGCAGGATCGTTTCTGTTCGCCTTCTGCATAAACTGA
- the LOC121768119 gene encoding galactose mutarotase-like, with the protein MSILLCFLFLAFGNLANASKNGGLAMYEIKKGDFSLKVTNYGARIASLVLPDKHGKLGDIVLGYDTAEEFKNDTGHFGAIVGRVANRIAGAKFTLNGTVYKLEANEGKNMLHGGSKGFSQVVWKVKKHVKYGRSPYITLTYHSVDGEEGFPGSVLASVTYALVAPYTLVVKMKAKALNKATPINLAQHAYWNLGNHNSGSILSDSLQIFASHITPVDQGLIPTGEIASVKKTPYDFLKPRVIKGPIKDLPKGSRGYDINYVVDDYKGLKMKPVAVVYNKKSGRVMKVSANAPGVQLYTGNFIDNVKGKGGFVYQSHAALCLETQGFPDSVNHPNFPSQIVNPGQIYDHRMVFVFTTKK; encoded by the exons ATGTCTATACTTCTCTGTTTCTTGTTTTTGGCATTTGGGAATCTCGCAAATGCCTCAAAAAATGGTGGGCTCGCAATGTATGAGATCAAGAAAGGCGATTTCTCTCTCAAGGTCACCAACTACGGTGCAAGAATCGCCTCTCTTGTTCTTCCCGACAAACAtg GAAAGTTGGGTGATATTGTGCTGGGCTATGATACTGCGGAAGAATTTAAG AATGATACCGGTCACTTTGGAGCCATTGTGGGAAGAGTAGCTAACCGCATTGCTGGTGCTAAATTTACTCTAAACGGGACCGTATACAAGCTTGAAGCGAATGAGGGGAAGAACATGCTCCATG GTGGGTCGAAAGGGTTCAGCCAAGTCGTGTGGAAGGTGAAGAAGCACGTTAAGTATGGCCGATCTCCTTACATTACACTAACATATCACAGTGTTGATGGAGAAGAAG GTTTCCCCGGTTCTGTTCTGGCCTCGGTAACCTATGCTCTAGTGGCCCCTTACACCCTGGTTGTGAAAATGAAGGCGAAAGCTCTAAACAAGGCTACCCCGATAAACCTAGCCCAGCACGCCTACTGGAACCTCGGTAACCACAACAGTGGGAGCATCCTCTCTGACTCGCTGCAGATATTCGCGTCCCACATCACACCAGTCGACCAGGGGCTCATCCCAACGGGAGAAATCGCCTCAGTGAAGAAGACTCCTTACGATTTCCTCAAGCCCCGTGTGATAAAAGGCCCCATCAAGGACCTCCCCAAAGGGTCGAGGGGGTACGACATCAACTATGTGGTGGATGACTACAAGGGGCTGAAGATGAAGCCGGTGGCTGTGGTCTACAACAAGAAGTCAGGGAGAGTGATGAAGGTGTCAGCCAATGCCCCGGGCGTGCAGCTGTACACAGGCAACTTCATCGACAATGTGAAGGGGAAGGGCGGGTTCGTATACCAGTCTCATGCTGCCTTGTGTTTGGAGACTCAGGGGTTTCCGGATTCCGTCAATCATCCTAATTTTCCTTCACAGATTGTGAATCCTGGACAGATTTATGATCATCGTATGGTGTTTGTGTTTACCACAAAGAAATGA